From one Microlunatus sp. Gsoil 973 genomic stretch:
- a CDS encoding ABC transporter substrate-binding protein, translating into MTGNTTRLTRRGLLGASALAAVGVATGCSSSDNKSNSGGAAGSVGSLQWWDHFSSFQDLNDNWAKTESKALKTNVTHTYYDASKAPQAFQLAHQANKMPDVFSNVVGLPLPALVSGNWVHEMKLPEDVKSKLPPNTLTEGITGLNGKLYGFPLFSFRQLSTLVWMNKDHFTKAGLDPNNPPTDYAGFKTALTKLKAAGIQPLTMAIGADGGRIRDQVDDMAQTAGFPGYQGMRFATGEYAYDDDAYVTVIEYFKELSDSKLLMPGSNNFSVVDARTRYASGVVGAFIDGIWCRRRQGPGTDDRRQDRVGADPGADVRYGSVVLPRSTECGVSGLGKQQGPGWGRQAHRIVHVRGISEGNDRGDGPAATES; encoded by the coding sequence ATGACCGGGAACACGACAAGATTGACACGGCGCGGCCTGCTCGGCGCGTCAGCACTCGCGGCAGTCGGCGTCGCCACCGGCTGCAGCAGTTCAGACAACAAATCGAATTCGGGTGGCGCGGCCGGCAGCGTCGGCTCGCTGCAATGGTGGGACCACTTCAGCTCGTTCCAGGATCTCAACGACAACTGGGCCAAGACGGAGTCCAAGGCGTTGAAGACCAACGTGACCCACACCTACTACGACGCATCCAAGGCACCGCAGGCGTTCCAGCTGGCGCACCAGGCCAACAAGATGCCCGACGTCTTCTCCAACGTGGTCGGACTGCCCCTGCCGGCGCTCGTCAGCGGCAACTGGGTCCACGAGATGAAGCTGCCGGAGGACGTGAAGTCCAAGCTTCCGCCCAACACCCTGACCGAGGGCATCACCGGCCTGAACGGCAAGCTCTACGGCTTTCCACTGTTCAGTTTCCGCCAACTGTCGACGCTGGTCTGGATGAACAAGGACCACTTCACCAAGGCGGGACTCGACCCGAACAACCCACCGACCGACTATGCCGGGTTCAAGACCGCCCTGACCAAGTTGAAGGCGGCCGGAATCCAGCCGCTGACCATGGCGATCGGTGCCGACGGCGGCCGGATTCGCGATCAGGTCGACGACATGGCCCAGACAGCCGGTTTCCCCGGCTATCAGGGCATGAGGTTCGCCACCGGTGAGTACGCATACGACGATGATGCGTACGTGACCGTGATCGAGTACTTCAAGGAGCTCAGCGACTCCAAGCTGCTGATGCCCGGATCGAACAACTTCAGCGTCGTCGATGCTCGCACCCGGTACGCGTCCGGCGTCGTTGGCGCGTTCATCGACGGCATCTGGTGCCGGCGGCGCCAAGGCCCTGGCACCGACGATCGTCGACAAGATCGCGTCGGGGCCGATCCTGGTGCCGACGTCCGGTACGGATCCGTGGTGTTACCGCGGTCGACCGAGTGCGGCGTATCTGGTCTCGGCAAGCAGCAAGGACCCGGATGGGGCCGCCAAGCTCATCGCATCGTTCATGTCCGAGGAATATCAGAAGGGAATGATCGCGGCGATGGACCAGCCGCCACTGAATCTTGA
- a CDS encoding FAD-dependent monooxygenase, producing the protein MKVLVSGASIAGPAVAYWLGQQGHEITVVEQASAVRSGGQAVDFKGATHRQVLQRMGIWDGLQAIRTAPVDQHIVDAGDRVRAIIPHEFTGGDLEVLRGDLGRLLFDRTKEKAEYLFGDRIESLSVVGDGAEIVFRSGRREDFDLVVGADGIHSGVRRLAFGPEDDYVQFLGHYYAVVGSNTGAGHEFDAAGRAIGYWYNEPGRLAAIGGPKAPDLYVFAGEKDAYDRRDVAQQKMLIKDSYAGSGWRVPEMLGRLEEADEFYLDGINRVRMDSYTRDRVVLVGDSAYGNTLGGFGTGLSIVGAYVLAGELGRAGNDLGAALSCYDAIMHRYAKVARSGNAGPFLAPRNRLMIGLRDVTFKNRALFGMMMKLTDRFATDIELPDYK; encoded by the coding sequence ATGAAGGTGTTGGTTTCGGGGGCAAGCATCGCGGGCCCGGCAGTGGCGTACTGGCTGGGTCAGCAGGGCCACGAGATCACCGTGGTCGAGCAGGCGTCAGCGGTCCGCTCCGGTGGTCAGGCGGTGGACTTCAAAGGCGCCACCCATCGGCAGGTGTTGCAGCGGATGGGGATCTGGGACGGCCTGCAGGCGATCCGTACCGCACCCGTGGATCAGCACATCGTCGACGCAGGCGATCGGGTGCGGGCGATCATCCCGCACGAGTTCACCGGCGGTGATCTCGAGGTGCTGCGCGGCGACCTCGGGCGGCTGCTGTTCGATCGGACGAAGGAGAAGGCCGAGTACCTCTTCGGAGATCGGATCGAGTCACTCTCGGTCGTCGGCGACGGGGCGGAGATCGTCTTCCGGAGCGGCCGCCGGGAGGATTTCGATCTTGTGGTCGGTGCCGACGGGATCCATTCCGGGGTGCGCCGGCTGGCGTTCGGACCCGAGGACGACTACGTCCAGTTCCTCGGCCACTACTACGCCGTGGTCGGCAGCAACACCGGCGCCGGCCATGAGTTCGACGCAGCCGGCCGGGCCATCGGGTACTGGTACAACGAGCCGGGCCGGCTGGCGGCGATCGGCGGGCCGAAGGCACCGGATCTGTACGTGTTCGCCGGCGAGAAGGACGCCTACGACCGGCGGGATGTCGCGCAGCAGAAGATGTTGATCAAGGACAGCTACGCGGGCAGCGGCTGGCGGGTGCCGGAGATGCTTGGCCGGCTTGAGGAGGCGGACGAGTTCTACCTGGACGGCATCAACCGGGTGCGAATGGACAGCTACACCCGCGATCGGGTCGTCCTGGTCGGCGACTCCGCCTACGGCAACACCCTCGGCGGATTCGGCACCGGTCTGTCGATCGTCGGAGCGTACGTCCTCGCCGGCGAACTCGGCCGAGCCGGAAATGATCTTGGAGCGGCATTGTCGTGCTATGACGCGATCATGCACCGGTACGCGAAGGTGGCCCGGTCCGGCAACGCCGGCCCGTTCCTGGCGCCGCGGAACCGCCTGATGATCGGCCTGCGCGATGTCACCTTCAAGAACCGTGCGCTCTTCGGGATGATGATGAAGCTGACCGACAGGTTCGCCACCGACATCGAACTCCCCGACTACAAGTGA
- a CDS encoding PQQ-binding-like beta-propeller repeat protein translates to MATGDAHRIALYSGWDTVVAAGHGTVVVATVSAATALDAASGAELWTMAGSAMYAPALIIDDHVLLTTEWGVVSLLDRDSGAVLWTTDLALRVFNAGVVIDHKTAWVVTVDGKVIGLRLVDGTVVGALQHSLAYNFARPAVIDGMLVVGDQDAVVRGLRLP, encoded by the coding sequence ATGGCCACCGGCGATGCACACCGGATCGCTCTCTACAGCGGCTGGGACACGGTTGTCGCTGCCGGCCACGGCACTGTCGTTGTGGCAACGGTGTCGGCGGCGACCGCTCTCGACGCGGCGTCGGGTGCCGAGCTGTGGACGATGGCCGGTAGTGCCATGTACGCGCCGGCACTGATCATCGATGATCACGTGTTGCTGACCACCGAATGGGGCGTCGTCTCGCTCCTCGACCGGGACTCCGGCGCGGTGCTGTGGACCACAGACCTTGCGCTGCGGGTCTTCAACGCCGGTGTGGTGATCGACCACAAGACGGCGTGGGTGGTGACGGTCGACGGCAAGGTGATCGGGCTACGCCTCGTTGACGGTACGGTCGTCGGAGCGTTGCAGCACAGCCTGGCCTACAACTTCGCCCGTCCGGCCGTGATCGACGGCATGTTGGTGGTCGGCGATCAGGACGCTGTCGTTCGCGGGCTGCGATTGCCCTGA
- a CDS encoding SDR family NAD(P)-dependent oxidoreductase codes for MGDDRIERSAIVTGAASPRGIGRATALLLAEQGWNIGILDIDERGGQALADEITSGYSVKSYAAVADVANEGQVRSAIDELEAALPPLAGLANIAGVSSPVPYLELTGEEWHRVININLNGVHYVCRRVAESMARHGYGRIVSVSSISAQRGGGTYSKTPYSVAKAGVIGLTRALARELGPYGITVNAVAPGPIDTDIMGGPLTPERRAAMVDELLVNRVGVPGDVATAIAFLMSEEAGYISGHTLNVDGGLYMH; via the coding sequence GTGGGAGACGATCGGATCGAACGCAGCGCCATCGTGACGGGGGCCGCGTCACCGCGTGGCATCGGCCGGGCGACGGCGCTGCTGCTGGCCGAGCAGGGCTGGAACATCGGCATCCTCGACATCGACGAGCGCGGCGGCCAGGCACTCGCCGACGAGATCACCAGCGGCTACAGCGTGAAGTCCTACGCCGCCGTCGCCGATGTCGCGAATGAAGGTCAGGTGCGCTCGGCGATCGACGAGTTGGAGGCTGCGCTGCCACCGCTGGCCGGGCTGGCCAACATCGCCGGCGTCAGCTCACCGGTGCCCTATCTCGAACTCACCGGTGAGGAGTGGCACCGGGTGATCAACATCAACCTCAACGGCGTGCACTACGTCTGCCGTCGAGTTGCCGAAAGCATGGCGCGGCACGGTTACGGACGGATCGTGAGCGTCTCGTCCATCTCTGCCCAGCGGGGCGGCGGAACGTACAGCAAGACGCCGTACTCGGTGGCGAAGGCCGGTGTGATCGGACTGACCCGGGCGCTGGCTCGCGAGCTGGGTCCGTACGGGATCACGGTGAATGCGGTGGCACCGGGTCCGATCGACACCGACATCATGGGGGGCCCATTGACCCCGGAACGACGAGCCGCCATGGTCGACGAACTGCTCGTCAACCGGGTCGGCGTTCCCGGGGACGTGGCGACCGCGATCGCGTTCCTGATGTCGGAAGAGGCCGGCTACATCTCCGGTCACACGCTCAACGTGGACGGCGGCCTGTACATGCACTAG
- a CDS encoding glycoside hydrolase, which yields MTTQTAVHAGRRSLGPFPPAAPRNPDAPHVTQASIQVDADDVQGPLTRVWESIGYDEFNWTYTPTGKRLLKTFADFSGAGYHVRPHYMYCSGSGFGIPHWSSGNVYHEDENGTPFYDFTLLDQAYDAIVGAGHHVLVELGFTPRDLLPPEAEALTVVPSPTAYTTYEAGAWGYPPKDYDKWAGLIAATVRHCVERYGEAEVNTWLWELWNEPDGSYWRGTLDQFNELYTVTARAVREALPSAKVGGPAVTSGGLDFLKGFLDYTSSRDEPMDFISYHTKGSRWETRDYRPFAAAPAELLSPSATKMLYDLREFNRLIASYDAYRDLPAIVDECDAGVPAHFGVYDNRNYTFQNTEYYPVFQVKLMKKILDLNAAGPVQVEQATSWSFYFEGERYFEGTRSFLTAGGVQKPLLNAYRMMSLLGPDRLGTTSDAAWRLDELDHTDGSSMPEEVDALASRAPDGTVAVLVWRHIDDQYQTSDDQAPVTITVNNLPAGSYQVRHLRIDAEHSNSYAVWQSFGSPQDPTPDELAAITQRQGLEEYEPQRRVTANGSVSLDVALPLPAASLLILEPSN from the coding sequence ATGACCACCCAGACAGCGGTTCACGCCGGACGCAGATCGCTCGGCCCGTTCCCGCCCGCAGCTCCCCGGAATCCCGATGCACCGCATGTCACGCAGGCGTCCATCCAGGTCGACGCCGACGACGTCCAGGGTCCGCTCACCCGGGTCTGGGAGAGCATCGGCTATGACGAGTTCAACTGGACCTACACGCCGACCGGAAAGCGGCTGCTGAAGACCTTCGCCGACTTCTCCGGCGCCGGCTACCACGTGCGGCCGCACTACATGTACTGCTCCGGCAGCGGGTTCGGCATTCCGCACTGGAGTTCCGGGAACGTCTACCACGAGGACGAGAACGGCACACCGTTCTACGACTTCACGCTGCTTGACCAGGCCTACGACGCGATCGTCGGCGCGGGTCACCATGTCCTCGTCGAGCTCGGCTTCACTCCGCGCGACCTGCTTCCGCCCGAGGCCGAGGCGCTGACGGTCGTGCCGAGCCCCACGGCCTACACCACCTACGAGGCCGGCGCCTGGGGTTACCCGCCCAAGGACTACGACAAGTGGGCCGGCCTGATCGCCGCCACGGTCCGGCACTGCGTTGAGCGCTATGGCGAGGCCGAGGTCAACACCTGGCTGTGGGAACTGTGGAACGAACCGGACGGCAGCTACTGGCGCGGCACCCTTGATCAGTTCAACGAGCTCTACACCGTCACTGCCAGGGCAGTCCGCGAGGCACTGCCCAGCGCCAAGGTGGGCGGGCCCGCGGTGACGAGCGGCGGGCTGGATTTCCTCAAGGGGTTCCTGGACTACACCTCGAGCCGCGACGAACCGATGGACTTCATCTCCTACCACACCAAGGGATCCCGCTGGGAGACCCGCGACTATCGGCCCTTCGCTGCTGCTCCGGCCGAGTTGCTCAGCCCGTCGGCGACGAAGATGCTGTACGACCTCCGGGAGTTCAACCGGCTGATCGCGTCCTACGACGCCTATCGCGATCTTCCGGCCATCGTCGACGAGTGCGACGCCGGAGTGCCGGCCCACTTCGGGGTCTACGACAACCGCAACTACACCTTCCAGAACACCGAGTACTACCCGGTCTTCCAGGTCAAACTGATGAAGAAGATCCTTGATCTCAACGCGGCCGGGCCGGTCCAGGTGGAGCAGGCGACGTCGTGGAGCTTCTACTTCGAGGGCGAACGCTACTTCGAAGGCACCCGATCCTTCCTCACCGCCGGCGGCGTGCAGAAGCCGCTGCTCAACGCGTACCGGATGATGTCGCTGCTCGGCCCCGATCGACTCGGCACGACCTCGGACGCGGCCTGGCGGCTCGACGAACTCGACCACACCGACGGCAGCAGCATGCCCGAGGAGGTCGATGCGCTCGCGTCGCGGGCACCTGACGGCACCGTGGCCGTGCTGGTCTGGCGCCACATCGATGATCAGTATCAGACCAGCGATGACCAAGCACCGGTGACGATCACGGTCAATAACCTGCCGGCAGGCAGCTACCAGGTGCGCCATCTGCGGATCGACGCCGAGCACAGCAACTCCTACGCCGTGTGGCAGTCCTTCGGCTCGCCCCAGGACCCGACACCGGACGAGCTGGCCGCCATCACGCAACGACAGGGACTCGAGGAGTACGAGCCGCAGCGGCGCGTCACCGCGAACGGCTCCGTGTCGTTGGACGTTGCGCTGCCGTTGCCGGCCGCATCCTTGTTGATCTTGGAGCCGTCGAACTGA
- a CDS encoding GntR family transcriptional regulator, translated as MIPDDVVSPLPSQRALGDLVTDVLREMITGGKFQPGQHLKEAELADALKVSRGPIRQALARLEEEGHVELRRHRGAFVSTLTRRDVEEVHTLRGAIERLAASRACTRMQSTGFAEMDDVLEQMKSVDTKIDPEDAVRLDLQFHDIIYRYCDHSRVQRVWESIRGQVTVFLRARNASFPDFLEVGYSEHKELRDALALGDPQAAQDGIDKHILGAYERLKRLNLPER; from the coding sequence ATGATTCCCGACGACGTCGTGTCCCCGTTACCGTCGCAGCGCGCCCTGGGGGATCTGGTCACCGACGTGCTGCGGGAGATGATCACCGGCGGCAAGTTCCAGCCCGGTCAGCATCTGAAGGAGGCCGAGCTCGCCGACGCGCTCAAGGTCAGCCGCGGGCCGATCCGCCAGGCACTGGCCAGGCTCGAGGAGGAAGGTCACGTGGAACTGCGCCGGCACCGCGGCGCATTTGTCAGCACCTTGACGCGCCGGGATGTCGAGGAGGTGCACACTCTTCGCGGCGCGATCGAGAGGCTCGCGGCGAGTCGGGCCTGTACCCGGATGCAAAGCACGGGTTTCGCCGAGATGGACGACGTTCTGGAGCAGATGAAGAGTGTCGACACCAAGATCGACCCCGAGGATGCCGTACGTCTTGATCTTCAGTTCCACGACATCATCTACCGCTATTGCGATCACAGCCGGGTGCAGCGGGTCTGGGAGTCGATCCGCGGGCAGGTCACCGTCTTCCTGCGGGCACGCAACGCCAGCTTCCCGGACTTCCTCGAAGTCGGCTACAGCGAACACAAGGAACTCCGGGACGCCCTGGCGCTCGGTGACCCGCAGGCCGCCCAGGACGGCATCGACAAGCACATCCTCGGTGCCTACGAGAGGCTGAAGCGCCTCAACCTCCCGGAACGGTGA
- a CDS encoding carbohydrate ABC transporter permease → MTIRSVHLTRREARVRAGESAATNQRPARHGWKKKTTWIWLFLLPTVVLYGIYTIYPIIASYWYSLVEWNGFDENQTFVGISNYREVFADPLFWNSFKVTLLFMVFVVPARVLLSLLMAMVLNSPKLPLIGVLRSAFFIPVVTTTAIIGVVMRFILDPASGPINSILLRLGSGGIDFLGDPHWALPTAAVLYVWKFFGVTMIYWLAALQTIPYELNEAARIDGAGTGKIFRYITVPMLKPFLIIITVLTIEETFHNFDLMYTLTGGGPYFHTEIIEIYIYRWAFAAAIPQLGHASAAAVVFGLLVAVVGAIQLWAVYATRRRGAGR, encoded by the coding sequence ATGACGATCAGATCTGTGCACCTCACCCGGCGAGAGGCTCGGGTCCGGGCCGGCGAGTCCGCGGCGACCAACCAGCGACCGGCACGGCACGGCTGGAAGAAGAAGACCACCTGGATCTGGCTGTTCCTGTTGCCGACCGTCGTCCTCTACGGCATCTACACGATCTATCCGATCATCGCCAGTTACTGGTATTCGCTGGTCGAGTGGAACGGCTTCGACGAGAACCAGACCTTCGTCGGGATCAGCAACTACCGCGAGGTCTTCGCCGATCCGCTGTTCTGGAACTCGTTCAAGGTCACGCTGCTCTTCATGGTGTTCGTGGTCCCGGCGCGCGTACTGCTCAGCCTGCTGATGGCGATGGTGCTCAATTCGCCGAAGCTGCCACTGATCGGCGTGCTCAGGTCGGCGTTCTTCATCCCGGTGGTCACCACCACCGCGATCATCGGTGTGGTCATGCGGTTCATCCTCGATCCGGCGAGCGGACCGATCAATTCGATCCTGCTCAGGCTGGGCAGCGGCGGTATCGACTTCCTGGGTGATCCGCATTGGGCATTGCCGACCGCGGCGGTGCTCTACGTCTGGAAGTTCTTCGGCGTGACCATGATCTACTGGCTGGCCGCGTTGCAGACCATCCCGTACGAGCTCAACGAGGCGGCGCGGATCGACGGTGCCGGCACCGGGAAGATCTTCCGATACATCACGGTGCCGATGCTCAAGCCGTTCCTGATCATCATCACCGTGCTGACGATCGAGGAGACCTTCCACAACTTCGATCTGATGTACACCCTGACCGGGGGTGGGCCGTACTTCCACACCGAGATCATCGAGATCTACATCTACCGCTGGGCCTTCGCCGCAGCGATCCCGCAGCTCGGGCACGCCTCCGCCGCGGCCGTCGTCTTCGGCCTGTTGGTCGCTGTCGTCGGAGCGATCCAGCTGTGGGCCGTGTACGCGACCCGTCGGAGAGGAGCCGGGCGATGA
- a CDS encoding carbohydrate ABC transporter permease, protein MTAQLTAPAGAQTDRQRRVLRRLPWWIATVFLIGAALIWIFPFLWMLSASLKNNMEMFSGGLRLWPKEFVWDNYARAWNDAHFGRYLINTIVVTVITVVIVTIRCATAGYVLARYRFRGSRLFLGVLIATLFVPTGYTIIPVVKISMQLHLIDSLGGLILALSGGAYVSAILIYYGYFRQIPRELEEAAVVDGAGFARTFFSVMLPLAMPVTATVAVLTFIATWNAFFLPLVFTFSRPNLRTVSVGMQAFVGETATDWAGMAAAGVISIVPVVVLFIFLQRYFVEGISGAVKS, encoded by the coding sequence ATGACCGCTCAACTGACCGCGCCGGCAGGTGCACAGACCGATCGGCAGCGTCGCGTCCTGCGCCGGCTGCCCTGGTGGATCGCCACCGTGTTCCTGATCGGCGCCGCCCTGATCTGGATCTTTCCGTTCCTGTGGATGCTCTCCGCATCGCTGAAGAACAACATGGAGATGTTCAGCGGCGGCCTGCGGCTGTGGCCGAAGGAGTTCGTCTGGGACAACTACGCCCGCGCCTGGAACGATGCGCACTTCGGCCGGTATCTGATCAACACCATCGTCGTCACCGTGATCACCGTGGTGATCGTCACCATCCGCTGCGCGACCGCCGGCTACGTCCTTGCCCGCTACCGTTTCCGCGGATCGCGGCTCTTCCTCGGCGTGCTGATCGCGACGCTTTTCGTGCCGACCGGCTACACGATCATCCCGGTGGTCAAGATCTCGATGCAGCTGCATCTGATCGACTCCCTCGGCGGGCTGATCCTGGCGCTCAGCGGCGGGGCGTACGTGTCCGCCATCCTGATCTATTACGGCTACTTCCGGCAGATCCCCAGGGAGCTCGAAGAGGCCGCCGTCGTTGACGGCGCCGGGTTCGCCCGGACCTTCTTCTCGGTGATGCTGCCGCTGGCCATGCCGGTCACGGCAACCGTGGCCGTGTTGACCTTCATCGCCACCTGGAACGCATTCTTCCTGCCTCTGGTCTTCACCTTCAGCCGACCCAATCTCCGCACGGTGAGTGTCGGCATGCAGGCGTTCGTCGGTGAGACGGCTACCGACTGGGCAGGTATGGCGGCGGCCGGCGTGATCTCGATCGTGCCGGTGGTCGTCCTCTTCATCTTCCTCCAGCGCTACTTCGTCGAGGGAATCTCCGGAGCAGTCAAGTCCTAG
- a CDS encoding PQQ-binding-like beta-propeller repeat protein: protein MADLVAGTQQLEIRVRGTTGARWQETASYEIPAGAGDPSPQWQFRLRGAVQGGVTVVDRDRDLLVTATSAGVVTIFDRTGRRGWSRAIGPVYRRPVVDRTRDRIFVPSADHLLYALDARTGGTIWSYDAGAPVLSVPNSGVIDGRDLITFSAGDRLVTLDARSGAERWSVDDRGFSSGQVAIDGGVVHSSAADGYARAYDLASGDQL from the coding sequence GTGGCCGACCTCGTTGCCGGAACTCAACAGCTCGAGATCCGGGTCCGCGGGACCACCGGTGCGCGCTGGCAGGAGACCGCCTCCTACGAGATTCCGGCCGGCGCCGGAGACCCCTCACCGCAATGGCAGTTCCGACTCAGGGGCGCGGTGCAGGGCGGTGTCACGGTCGTCGATCGCGACCGCGACCTGCTGGTTACCGCGACCTCCGCGGGTGTGGTGACGATCTTCGACCGGACGGGACGGCGGGGCTGGAGCCGCGCGATCGGACCGGTCTACCGCCGCCCGGTCGTTGATCGGACCCGTGACCGCATCTTCGTGCCCAGCGCCGATCATCTCCTGTACGCCCTCGACGCGCGCACCGGAGGCACCATTTGGTCCTACGACGCCGGAGCGCCGGTGCTGAGTGTGCCGAACTCCGGTGTGATCGACGGACGCGATCTGATCACCTTCTCGGCCGGTGATCGACTGGTCACTCTCGATGCCCGGTCCGGTGCCGAGCGGTGGTCGGTCGACGATCGCGGATTCTCCTCCGGACAGGTGGCGATCGACGGCGGCGTCGTCCATTCCTCGGCGGCGGACGGATACGCACGGGCATACGATCTCGCCTCCGGTGATCAACTCTGA
- a CDS encoding aldo/keto reductase → MITLNNGVRIPQRGFGVFQIPPADTQRAVEQALEIGYRHIDTAAAYNNEAGVGAAVRASGLPRQELFVTTKLRNGEHGYDATLRAYDETLQRLGLDQVDLYLVHWPNPTVDLYAESWRALERVYADGRVRAIGVSNFLPEHLERLAKESDVVPAVNQIELHPTYQQRELTRLCRERSIAVEAYSPLGQGADLEHPAVTAIATAHQVTAAQVVLRWHMQLRHIIIPKSVNPGRIRENFAVDGFALSDDEMRAITELESGNRIGNDPRTFALSQIR, encoded by the coding sequence ATGATCACGCTCAACAACGGGGTACGGATCCCGCAGCGCGGGTTCGGGGTGTTCCAGATCCCGCCCGCCGACACCCAGCGTGCGGTCGAGCAGGCTCTCGAGATCGGCTACCGGCACATCGACACCGCTGCCGCGTACAACAACGAGGCCGGCGTCGGCGCCGCGGTCCGTGCCAGTGGCCTGCCGCGTCAAGAGCTGTTCGTCACCACCAAACTGCGCAACGGCGAGCACGGCTACGATGCGACCCTGCGCGCCTACGATGAGACGTTGCAGAGGCTCGGGCTCGATCAGGTCGATCTGTATCTGGTGCACTGGCCGAATCCGACGGTCGATCTGTACGCCGAGAGTTGGCGTGCGCTCGAGCGGGTCTATGCCGACGGCCGGGTGCGGGCGATCGGGGTGTCGAACTTCCTGCCCGAACATCTGGAGCGGCTGGCCAAGGAGAGCGACGTCGTCCCCGCCGTCAACCAGATCGAATTGCATCCCACCTATCAGCAACGCGAGCTGACCCGGCTCTGCCGAGAGCGGTCGATCGCCGTCGAAGCCTATTCACCTCTCGGCCAGGGTGCTGATCTCGAACACCCAGCGGTGACGGCGATCGCGACGGCGCACCAGGTCACCGCGGCACAGGTCGTGCTCCGCTGGCACATGCAGCTTCGCCACATCATCATCCCCAAGTCGGTGAATCCGGGCCGGATCCGGGAGAACTTCGCCGTGGACGGTTTCGCGCTCAGCGACGACGAGATGCGTGCCATCACCGAACTGGAGAGCGGCAACCGCATCGGCAACGATCCGCGCACCTTCGCGTTGAGTCAGATCAGATAG
- a CDS encoding TetR/AcrR family transcriptional regulator gives MSGDSLAAALWATPRPGRRGPKPRVDREQIIAAAIRVADQEGLHAASMQRIAGEVGVTKMALYRHVPARGELIALMIEVAMGQPPDTAGPWREGLRIWANAMRQGFAAHPWLSAAASGIRLIGPVELSWFEAGLAALAALLLSGSERLDTLALLSSHVRGIVQQQEDQQDPEQAISARLAAVLADRHAEFPLSTAAFAETSAADAADQAYDYGLERILDGVDALISRR, from the coding sequence ATGTCTGGTGACTCTCTGGCAGCCGCGCTGTGGGCGACGCCGCGACCCGGACGCCGAGGACCGAAACCGCGGGTCGACCGCGAGCAGATCATCGCTGCCGCGATCCGGGTCGCCGACCAGGAAGGCCTCCACGCCGCCTCCATGCAGCGGATCGCGGGCGAGGTCGGTGTGACCAAGATGGCGCTCTATCGCCACGTCCCCGCACGTGGCGAACTGATCGCCCTGATGATCGAGGTGGCCATGGGGCAGCCGCCCGACACCGCCGGGCCGTGGCGCGAGGGCCTGCGCATCTGGGCCAACGCCATGCGCCAGGGCTTCGCCGCCCATCCGTGGCTGTCGGCGGCGGCCTCCGGCATCCGGCTGATCGGCCCGGTCGAGTTGAGTTGGTTCGAGGCGGGACTGGCCGCATTGGCGGCCTTGCTGCTCAGCGGATCGGAACGGCTGGACACGCTCGCCCTGTTGAGTTCCCACGTACGCGGCATCGTGCAGCAGCAGGAGGATCAACAGGATCCCGAGCAGGCGATCAGCGCCCGGCTCGCCGCGGTGCTGGCCGATCGACACGCCGAGTTTCCGTTGAGTACAGCCGCATTCGCCGAAACCAGCGCGGCGGACGCTGCCGATCAGGCCTACGATTACGGCCTGGAAAGGATCCTCGACGGCGTGGATGCCCTGATCTCCCGCCGGTAA
- a CDS encoding dihydrofolate reductase family protein — MGRFVYWMNVSLDLKIESAPGDHNAGDWLRITERLHREFNDRARGLAMSVEGRIIYELMDPFWPNARTDESLPDFMREYGEIWTSAPKVLVSRTRTTADHNTKIIGGDDAIDQLAALRAETDGLIGVGGADLATQLLRAQLLDEVMLFTHPVILGAGRPLFDEPIGRLDLDLIEQASFDEGVTLHRYSIRYDE, encoded by the coding sequence ATGGGCCGGTTCGTGTACTGGATGAATGTCTCGCTGGATCTGAAGATCGAAAGCGCTCCGGGTGATCACAACGCCGGCGACTGGTTGCGCATCACCGAACGGCTGCATCGTGAGTTCAACGACCGGGCCCGCGGACTGGCGATGTCGGTCGAGGGCCGGATCATCTACGAGTTGATGGACCCCTTCTGGCCGAACGCACGCACCGATGAGTCGCTGCCCGACTTCATGCGGGAGTACGGCGAGATCTGGACGTCGGCGCCGAAGGTGTTGGTCAGCCGGACCCGGACGACCGCCGACCACAACACCAAGATCATCGGTGGCGACGACGCCATTGATCAGCTGGCCGCTCTCCGCGCGGAGACCGACGGGCTGATCGGCGTCGGCGGTGCGGACCTGGCCACCCAACTCTTGCGGGCGCAACTGCTGGATGAGGTGATGCTCTTCACCCACCCGGTGATCCTCGGTGCCGGCCGGCCGCTCTTCGACGAGCCCATCGGCCGGTTGGACCTCGACCTGATCGAGCAGGCGTCCTTCGACGAGGGAGTCACCCTGCACCGTTACTCCATCCGGTACGACGAATGA